In the genome of Fusarium fujikuroi IMI 58289 draft genome, chromosome FFUJ_chr02, one region contains:
- a CDS encoding related to alpha/beta hydrolase, whose protein sequence is MSTDGTVRPPHGGRVADAPEEIKHQAELKPSHAFLFPLGYKDAAYQWWTSLAPQAVERNLLNLMPHLKEANDSITNIDTPERPDPYGTRVWRRTMVHLSGKNRALNEVTVERVGEKEEDALVMIHGYGAGLGFFYKNFEPISRMKGLKLYALDMLGCGNSSRPAFKIHAKKKEDQVLEAEGWFVDALEEWRKARKLEQFTLLGHSLGGYLAVSYAIKYPGRLKKLILASPVGIPSDPYAVNASMPEPNTSTIQNEITQDQQSTTDQNGTLKKHKPASNVLRRPLPGWFVWLWDQNISPFSIVRMSGPLGPRFVSGWSFRRFNHLPQAESQALHDYSFSIFKQKGSGEYALAYILAPGAYARRPVIDRIQEVGRQTITKPDGTTVKETGIPVVFMYGENDWMDVAGGLASEEKLKETRQKVLENATEDEKKRENGSAKVLLVPKAGHHLYLDNPEVFNDMIRKELEDTRKSEQRKQ, encoded by the exons ATGAGTACTGACGGTACCGTTCGTCCGCCTCATGGTGGGAGAGTGGCCGATGCGCCGGAGGAGATTAAACATCAGGCCGAGTTGAAGCCTTCGCATGCGTTCTTGTTTCCGCTTGGTTATAAAGATGCTGCGTATCAGTGG TGGACCAGTTTGGCGCCTCAGGCCGTTGAGCGCAATTTGTTGAACCTTATGCCGCACCTTAAAGAGGCGAACGACAGTATTACAAACATCGATACTCCTGAACGACCTGACCCTTACGGTACACGAGTATGGCGACGAACAATGGTCCATCTTTCCGGAAAGAACCGAGCCTTGAACGAAGTCACCGTCGAGCGAGTCGGagaaaaggaggaggatgctcTCGTCATGATCCACGGATACGGTGCTGGTCTCGGTTTCTTCTACAAGAACTTTGAGCCTATTTCTCGCATGAAGGGACTCAAGCTCTATGCGCTGGACATGCTGGGCTGCGGAAACTCGTCACGGCCGGCTTTTAAGATCCacgcgaagaagaaggaggaccAAGTACTGGAAGCGGAGGGTTGGTTCGTCGATGCGCTAGAAGAATGGCGAAAGGCCAGAAAACTCGAACAGTTCACCCTCCTTGGTCATTCTCTTGGTGGTTATCTCGCAGTCTCATACGCCATCAAATATCCCGGCCGACTTAAAAAGCTCATCCTCGCTTCTCCGGTTGGCATCCCATCTGATCCCTACGCCGTCAACGCCTCTATGCCCGAACCGAACACCTCAACAATCCAAAATGAAATCacacaagatcaacaaagtACGACCGACCAAAATGGTACTCTCAAAAAGCACAAACCAGCTTCAAACGTCCTACGACGACCTTTGCCAGGCTGGTTCGTCTGGCTTTGGGATCAGAACATTTCTCCCTTCAGCATCGTCCGAATGAGCGGTCCTCTCGGTCCACGATTCGTCTCAGGCTGGAGTTTCCGTCGCTTCAACCATCTGCCACAAGCTGAATCACAAGCTCTCCACGATTACTCTTTCTCAATCTTCAAGCAAAAAGGCAGTGGTGAATATGCTCTAGCCTACATCCTCGCACCTGGTGCGTACGCTCGTCGCCCTGTTATCGATCGCATTCAAGAAGTCGGCCGTCAAACCATCACAAAACCCGACGGAACCACAGTCAAAGAAACCGGTATACCAGTAGTGTTCATGTACGGAGAAAACGACTGGATGGACGTCGCAGGCGGTCTAGCTTCAGAAGAGAAACTTAAAGAAACGAGGCAAAAAGTCCTCGAAAACGCTACagaagatgaaaagaagCGAGAAAACGGCAGCGCAAAGGTCCTCCTCGTTCCCAAGGCCGGTCACCATCTCTACCTCGACAACCCTGAAGTCTTCAACGACATGATCCGCAAAGAACTCGAAGACACGCGAAAATCCGAGCAAAGAAAGCAATAG
- a CDS encoding probable glycerol-3-phosphate dehydrogenase (NAD) translates to MASLGGHSKKHKVTIVGSGNWGSTIAKIVAENTRANKDLFEEDVQMWVYEEDVTITKDSKLYDETTGDKPQKLTEVINKHHENVKYLPGIPLPSNIIANPDIRDAVKDSTILVFNLPHQFIANVCKQVNGHILPYARGISCIKGVNVTDDGISLFSEWIGDGLGIYCGALSGANLAREIAEEKWSETTIAYDPPALDNSRAPTPRTGSPNPTIGELPEMQHKDVRGRTSKTKLTAVPADYPPLDQDCFRTLFHRPYFHVQLVSDVAGVSLSGALKNVVALAAGFVDGRGWGDNAKAAIMRVGLMEMVKFGKEFFGETVHTATFTESSAGVADLITSCSGGRNFRCAKKAVEKGISVQEVEKQELNGQKIQGTTTAEEVNSFLKARGLESEYPLFTAVNAILNGQAKVDDIPHLVQDS, encoded by the exons ATGGCGAGCTTGGGTGGACATTCAAAGAAGCACAAGGTGACCATTGTGGGATCCGGTAACTG GGGCTCAACAATCGCAAAGATCGTCGCTGAAAACACACGCGCCAACAAAGATCTCTTCGAGGAAGATGTCCAGATGTGGGTCTACGAGGAGGACGTGACGATCACCAAGGACTCCAAATTATATGACGAAACCACGGGGGACAAGCCCCAGAAGCTCACAGAAGTCATCAACAAGCACCACGAGAACGTAAAGTACCTGCCTGGTATTCCCCTGCCCTCAAACATTATCGCCAACCCCGACATTCGCGACGCTGTCAAAGACTCcaccatcctcgtcttcaacttGCCCCATCAGTTCATCGCAAACGTGTGCAAGCAAGTCAATGGACACATTCTTCCTTATGCCCGAGGAATCAGCTGTATCAAGGGTGTCAATGTCACTGATGACGGTATCAGCCTGTTCAGCGAGTGGATTGGTGATGGCCTAGGCATTTACTGTGGTGCCCTTAGTGGTGCTAACTTGGCTCGTGAAattgctgaggagaagtgGTCAGAGACTACCATTGCTTACGATCCTCCTGCTCTCGACAACAGCAGAGCTCCCACGCCACGAACCGGTAGCCCCAACCCTACAATTGGCGAGCTCCCTGAGATGCAGCACAAGGACGTTCGAGGCCGAACTTCCAAGACTAAGCTCACCGCTGTGCCTGCCGATTACCCTCCCCTGGATCAGGATTGCTTCAGAACACTCTTCCACCGACCTTACTTCCACGTTCAGTTGGTCTCCGACGTTGCGGGTGTATCTCTGAGTGGTGCATTGAAGAACGTAGTTGCTCTCGCAGCTGGTTTCGTCGACGGTCGTGGTTGGGGTGATAACGCAAAGGCAGCCATCATGCGAGTCGGTCTCATGGAAATGGTCAAGTTTGGCAAGGAATTCTTCGGCGAGACCGTCCACACAGCTACCTTTACCGAATCCTCCGCCGGTGTCGCCGATCTCATCACATCCTGCTCCGGCGGTCGTAACTTCCGCtgtgccaagaaggccgtcGAGAAGGGAATCTCCGTACAAgaggtcgagaagcaggAACTCAACGGACAGAAGATCCAGGGTACAACCACTGCAGAGGAGGTGAACAGTTTCCTCAAGGCTCGTGGTCTGGAGTCGGAGTATCCGCTGTTCACGGCGGTCAATGCCATTCTCAACGGACAGGCCAAGGTGGACGACATCCCCCATCTTGTGCAGGATTCTTGA
- a CDS encoding PHM7-like protein — protein MSSTNSDASGSATDSATGTAASVTSSIVSSLISSAISASETLSASETASDEPTKTSGGILGTTPETTSAADTDRGIGIVTFLTALVVAVVIFTVQLVAFLLLRNKLARIFKPKTYLVPERERTESPPRSIGSMLKTLWHYDDREVINKCGLDAYFFLRYLKTLLIIFLPICCIVMPILIPINFVGGIGQKVNVNETERREAGNKPTGLDTLAFGNVSPKNTDRYAAHLLMGILVVIWVCWVFFVELRVYIKVRQDYLTSAEHRLRASATTVLVNSIPAKWLSEDALRGLFDVFPGGIRNIWINRDLSPLLDKVKERNDIHAMLESAETDLIKAAKKAQLKQAKAAEKKERKEKKLKALSKHERAERQAEVDAEAQRMANSAGGQTAGDKHDVPHDIDAGVRESQYETYLNEEHKHEHDEKAKSRGFRVPLLGDPLSKVGHGIMGVVSKTGNNVDETLETTNGFMGISQTNENRVPSRNSDRHRNQASVDEEELNSPSDTLRVQNNQSRNSTRYSAESTSAINKPAREHFGDQGNTVRKIGNIDEIYIRGESKWWEFWKPPPGAYTSPVPQGEVSQAYRDRKTNENKPLWQRIKYALPFVKPEFEETVEYEIAYNPDYKEDAEPAEWEKYLKKKDRPTHRLPLFGQSWLFGVVFVTKKVDTIYWCREQLARLNLEIEEDQAHPERFPLMNSAFIQFNHQVAAHMACQSVIHHLPKHMAPRMNEIAPRDVIWDNMAFSWWQEWLRGGIVFIAIVTMVFLWAIPVAWTAALSQLDNLIRNNKWLHFLKDNDALHNAAKAIAGVLPAVLLGLLLFLVPIILGFFADFKGAKTGSQKAEFVQRYYFVFLFIQVFLIVSIASFFAASIDAIIENVKELQTVGSVLDLLANNLPTAANYFFSYMILQAMSTSSATLLQLGALLMWYVIAKMLDSTARNKWSRNTKLNQVNWGRFFPIYTNFACIGLIYCVIAPLISIFAIITFALLWMAQRYAMLYVTRFEHDTGGVLYPRAINQTFTGIYFMELCMAGLFFITEDENGKNTCTTHGIIMIVVLILTVLYQVLLNYSFGPLFRYLPITFEDEAVLRDQAFQRAQDQRLGLLDDDELQEEAEETNEHEKTHGSENGNSIEMRRFGSVRRPMNKVGTWAKGGGQQLRKFAAVNKAKDKNKRASQYRKEHRQKDIEAQRAIGEALFGGIHDEIEDLTPDERDALVRHAFQHEALRARRPTVWIPRDDLGVSDDEIRRTQAYSEHIWISNEGTALDSKVRVVYGRAPPDFSEVDLINL, from the exons ATGTCGTCAACAAATTCCGACGCTTCAGGGTCGGCGACAGATTCCGCCACAGGGACAGCAGCTTCAGTCACCAGCTCTATCGTCAGCTCGCTGATCTCTTCAGCTATCTCCGCTTCTGAAACCCTGAGTGCATCCGAAACCGCCTCTGATGAGCCTACAAAAACGTCGGGTGGCATCTTGGGCACCACCCCCGAGACGACCAGCGCTGCCGACACCGATCGGGGTATTGGAATCGTCACTTTCCTCACTGCGTTGGTAGTCGCCGTTGTTATCTTTACTGTTCAACTTGTggcctttcttctcctccgcaACAAACTGGCCCGCATCTT TAAACCCAAGACCTACCTCGTGCCCGAACGTGAACGAACCGAATCACCGCCCCGGAGTATTGGTAGTATGCTCAAGACATTATGGCACTACGATGACCGTGAAGTGATCAACAAGTGTGGTCTTGATGCCTATTTCTTTCTCCGCTATTTGAAGACCCTGCTCATCATATTTCTTCCCATCTGCTGCATTGTTATGCCCATCTTGATTCCTATCAACTTTGTGGGCGGTATTGGACAGAAAGTCAATGTCAACGAGACGGAGCGCAGAGAAGCCGGAAATAAGCCCACTGGTCTGGACACTCTCGCATTTGGAAACGTCAGCCCCAAAAATACAGACAGGTATGCTGCTCACTTGCTGATGGGTATTCTCGTGGTTATATGGGTGTGCTGGGTATTTTTTGTTGAGCTCAGGGTCTACATCAAGGTTCGACAAGATTACCTTACAAGTGCGGAGCACCGCCTTCGTGCTTCGGCTACTACCGTCCTAGTGAACTCAATTCCTGCCAAATGGCTCAGCGAGGATGCTTTGAGGGGTCTCTTCGACGTTTTCCCCGGCGGCATACGAAATATCTGGATCAACCGAGACCTATCGCCTCTACttgacaaagtcaaagaacgAAATGATATCCACGCCATGCTTGAGTCTGCGGAAACCGACCTCATCAAAGCTGCGAAGAAGGCTCAGCTCAAGCAGGCAAAagcagcagagaagaaggagcgaaaagagaagaagctcaaggcgcTTAGCAAGCACGAAAGAGCTGAACGACAGGCAGAGGTAGACGCCGAAGCTCAGAGAATGGCAAACAGTGCCGGAGGACAAACTGCTGGTGACAAGCATGATGTTCCCCATGATATTGATGCTGGTGTTCGTGAGTCACAATATGAGACGTATCTCAACGAAGAACAcaagcatgagcatgatgagaaggccaagtCAAGGGGCTTTAGAGTGCCTCTTTTGGGTGATCCGCTTTCTAAAGTGGGCCATGGCATTATGGGCGTCGTTTCTAAGACTGGCAACAATGTTGATGAGACTTTGGAGACAACCAATGGTTTCATGGGCATATCACAAACCAACGAGAACCGAGTCCCATCCCGCAATTCTGACAGACATCGAAATCAGGCTTCggtagatgaagaggagcttAACTCGCCCTCAGACACCCTCCGCGTGCAGAATAACCAGTCGCGAAACAGCACTAGGTACTCAGCTGAGAGCACCTCTGCAATTAATAAGCCAGCACGCGAACACTTTGGTGATCAAGGCAACACTGTTCGCAAGATTGGCAACATCGATGAGATCTACATTCGAGGGGAGTCAAAGTGGTGGGAATTCTGGAAGCCTCCTCCTGGTGCTTATACTTCTCCTGTTCCCCAGGGAGAGGTATCTCAGGCTTACAGAGACCGCAAGACCAACGAGAACAAACCTCTGTGGCAAAGGATTAAATATGCACTGCCATTCGTCAAGCCAGAATTCGAAGAGACCGTCGAATATGAAATTGCCTACAACCCTGACTACAAAGAGGACGCCGAGCCTGCGGAATGGGAGAAATATCTTAAGAAGAAAGATCGCCCAAcgcatcgtcttcctctgttCGGACAGTCCTGGCTCTTCGGAGTTGTTTTCGTCACCAAGAAGGTCGATACAATCTATTGGTGCCGCGAACAGCTGGCCCGCCTGAACCTGGAAatcgaagaagatcaagcccACCCTGAGCGCTTCCCTCTGATGAACTCAGCATTCATCCAGTTTAATCACCAAGTCGCAGCTCACATGGCCTGCCAGAGTGTCATTCACCATCTTCCCAAGCACATGGCCCCGAGAATGAATGAAATTGCCCCCAGAGATGTGATCTGGGATAATATGGCATTCTCTTGGTGGCAGGAATGGCTACGGGGTGGAATTGTCTTTATCGCAATTGTGACTATGGTTTTCCTATGGGCTATCCCTGTTGCTTGGACAGCTGCGTTGAGTCAGCTTGATAACTTGATTCGCAACAACAAGTGGCTACACTTCCTCAAAGACAACGACGCACTTCACAATGCAGCCAAAGCAATTGCTGGTGTCCTGCCAGCTGTTTTGCTTGGTTTGCTGTTATTCTTGGTTCCAATCATTCTGGGCTTCTTTGCCGATTTCAAAGGTGCGAAGACGGGATCCCAGAAGGCTGAGTTTGTGCAGCGATACTACTTCGTTTTTCTGTTCATTCAAGTTTTCCTCATTGTCTCCATTGCGTCGTTCTTCGCGGCATCTATTGACGCTATTATCGAGAATGTCAAGGAATTGCAGACCGTTGGCTCtgttcttgatctgcttGCAAATAACCTTCCCACTGCCGCCAACTACTTCTTCTCTTACATGATTCTGCAGGCGATGTCCACAAGCTCTGCTACTCTCCTCCAACTTGGAGCTCTGCTCATGTGGTATGTTATTGCCAAGATGCTTGACAGTACCGCTCGTAACAAGTGGTCTCGAAACACCAAGCTTAACCAGGTTAATTGGGGACGTTTCTTCCCTATTTACACCAACTTTGCCTGCATCGGACTGATATACTGTGTTATCGCGCCACTCATTTCCATATTCGCTATTATCACTTTCGCTCTGTTATGGATGGCTCAACGATACGCAATGCTCTACGTCACTCGATTCGAGCATGATACTGGTGGTGTTCTGTACCCCAGAGCAATCAACCAAACCTTTACCGGAATCTACTTCATGGAACTTTGCATGGCAGGTTTGTTCTTCATcactgaggatgagaatggtaAGAACACTTGTACAACTCATGGTATCATCATGATCgttgttctcatcctcactgtCCTCTACCAAGTGTTGCTCAACTACTCATTTGGACCACTGTTTCGATATCTTCCGATCACATTTGAAGATGAGGCAGTGTTGCGTGACCAGGCATTCCAGAGGGCCCAGGACCAGCggcttggtctcctcgatgacgatgagctacaagaagaggctgaagaaaCAAATGAGCATGAGAAGACTCACGGATCTGAGAACGGTAACTCCATCGAAATGCGCCGGTTTGGTTCAGTGCGACGCCCGATGAATAAGGTCGGAACATGGGCAAAGGGTGGAGGTCAACAGCTTCGCAAGTTTGCTGCGGTGAACAAGGCAAAGGATAAGAACAAGAGAGCATCGCAGTACAGGAAAGAGCACCGTCAGAAGGATATTGAGGCTCAGCGTGCTATAGGAGAAGCACTCTTTGGTGGTATTCACGACGAAATCGAGGACCTCACTCCAGATGAAAGAGATGCGCTCGTTAGACACGCTTTCCAGCATGAGGCCCTCCGAGCACGTCGACCAACAGTCTGGATTCCTCGCGACGATCTTGGCGTTAGTGATGACGAGATCCGTCGAACACAGGCATACAGCGAACACATCTGGATCAGCAACGAGGGCACAGCTCTCGACAGCAAGGTTCGTGTCGTTTACGGCAGAGCTCCCCCAGATTTTTCAGAGGTGGACTTGATCAACTTGTAA